From Methyloterricola oryzae, the proteins below share one genomic window:
- a CDS encoding phosphoglycerate kinase yields the protein MAFKRMIDQELKGKRVLIRADLNVPVKEGKVTSDARITASMATIEHCLKAGARVMVTSHLGRPTEGEYSEENSLKPVADNIAGRLGKPVRLIRDWVDGGFDVAEGELVVLENCRFNKGEKKNIDETAQKYAALCDVFVMDAFGTAHRAEASTHGVAKYAPVACAGILLTEELEALGKALASPARPLVAIVGGSKVSTKLTVLESLSEKVDQLVVGGGIANTFLKAVGKNVGKSLCEDDLVPTAKTLMEKMSARGATIPIAQDVVVGKQFDANEPAVLKDAGAVDDDDMIFDIGPKSAQELADVIMKAGTVVWNGPVGVFEFDQFGAGTKTVANAIAKTSAFTLAGGGDTIAAIQKYGIYDKVSYISTAGGAFLEYLEGKVLPAVAILEERA from the coding sequence ATGGCTTTCAAGCGCATGATCGATCAGGAACTCAAAGGCAAGCGGGTGTTGATCCGCGCCGATCTGAACGTGCCGGTGAAAGAGGGCAAGGTGACCTCTGACGCCCGCATCACGGCGTCCATGGCGACTATCGAGCACTGCCTCAAGGCCGGCGCGAGGGTCATGGTTACGTCGCACCTGGGGCGTCCCACCGAGGGTGAATACTCGGAGGAAAATTCCCTCAAACCGGTGGCCGACAACATTGCAGGTCGCCTGGGTAAGCCGGTACGGCTGATTCGGGACTGGGTGGATGGCGGATTCGATGTCGCCGAGGGCGAGTTGGTGGTGTTGGAGAACTGCCGTTTCAACAAGGGTGAGAAGAAGAATATTGATGAGACGGCGCAAAAATATGCCGCGCTTTGCGATGTTTTCGTCATGGATGCATTTGGCACGGCGCACCGGGCCGAGGCCTCCACCCATGGCGTCGCCAAGTACGCGCCGGTTGCCTGTGCCGGCATTTTGCTGACCGAGGAACTGGAAGCCCTGGGCAAGGCTCTGGCCAGTCCGGCGCGGCCTTTGGTGGCTATCGTCGGCGGCAGCAAGGTATCCACCAAGTTGACGGTGCTCGAGTCGCTTTCCGAGAAGGTCGACCAACTGGTGGTTGGGGGCGGCATCGCCAATACCTTCCTCAAAGCCGTGGGAAAAAACGTGGGCAAGTCCTTGTGCGAAGATGACCTGGTTCCCACCGCCAAAACGCTGATGGAGAAAATGTCGGCACGCGGCGCCACTATCCCGATCGCGCAGGATGTGGTCGTGGGCAAGCAGTTCGACGCCAATGAACCGGCGGTGCTGAAAGACGCGGGCGCCGTGGACGATGACGACATGATTTTCGACATCGGTCCTAAGTCGGCGCAGGAACTGGCGGATGTGATCATGAAGGCCGGCACCGTGGTCTGGAACGGCCCTGTGGGCGTGTTCGAGTTCGACCAGTTCGGGGCGGGAACCAAGACAGTAGCCAATGCCATCGCCAAGACCTCGGCCTTTACCCTGGCGGGCGGCGGCGACACCATTGCCGCCATCCAGAAGTACGGCATCTACGACAAGGTTTCGTACATATCCACAGCAGGCGGTGCGTTTCTGGAATACCTGGAAGGCAAAGTGCTGCCGGCCGTCGCGATTTTGGAAGAGCGCGCCTAG
- a CDS encoding thioredoxin family protein: MASTETPVCEFGKPAVDFDLPGVDGQRWNLAKCRGENGLLVMFICNHCPFVKAVQDRIVRDVRELADFGIKAVAIMSNDPTDYPEDSFDNMKRVSETHAYPFPYLYDETQEIAKAYGAVCTPDFFGFNGQLELQYRGRLDASRKETAPPDVRRDLFEAMKQVALTGQGPAEQIPSMGCSIKWRGE; encoded by the coding sequence ATGGCCAGTACTGAAACACCGGTTTGCGAATTCGGAAAGCCAGCGGTCGATTTCGACCTGCCAGGAGTCGACGGTCAGCGCTGGAACCTGGCGAAATGCCGTGGCGAAAACGGCCTACTGGTGATGTTCATCTGCAACCACTGTCCTTTCGTCAAGGCCGTTCAGGACCGCATCGTGCGCGACGTGCGCGAGCTTGCCGATTTCGGCATCAAGGCGGTTGCCATCATGTCCAACGACCCAACGGATTACCCTGAGGATTCCTTCGATAACATGAAGCGGGTATCCGAGACCCATGCCTACCCCTTCCCGTATCTCTACGACGAGACCCAGGAAATCGCCAAAGCTTACGGCGCGGTCTGTACTCCGGATTTCTTCGGCTTCAATGGGCAGTTGGAACTGCAGTACCGCGGGCGCCTGGATGCCAGCCGCAAGGAGACGGCTCCGCCCGACGTTCGCCGCGATCTGTTCGAGGCCATGAAGCAAGTGGCCCTGACTGGTCAGGGGCCCGCCGAGCAGATCCCGAGCATGGGCTGTTCCATCAAATGGCGGGGAGAATGA
- a CDS encoding ubiquinone biosynthesis accessory factor UbiJ has protein sequence MAGSSLGLALLRERLEAALQRFLALDADSGRLLQPLCGKLVAVRVSPLTESLYFYHSESGVQIHERSEREADVTLSGSPWGFALAGLEESKDAAIFGGHVRIDGDLDTARRFAGVLEALRIDWEGFLVRGLGHDLGDRLVTGLQTWHRWALASAATLRMDVTEYLQEEARSLPAAAEVEGFLRDVDTLRADSDRLAARIERLSLLSAGHPSS, from the coding sequence ATGGCGGGTTCCAGCCTGGGCTTGGCGTTGCTGCGGGAGCGGCTGGAGGCGGCCCTTCAGCGCTTTCTCGCCTTGGACGCCGATTCAGGGCGTTTGCTGCAGCCCCTGTGCGGCAAACTGGTTGCTGTGCGCGTGTCGCCGCTCACCGAAAGCCTCTATTTCTACCACTCCGAAAGCGGTGTGCAAATTCATGAGCGCAGCGAGCGCGAGGCGGACGTCACGCTGTCTGGCTCGCCCTGGGGTTTCGCCCTGGCCGGACTTGAGGAATCGAAGGACGCCGCGATATTCGGCGGGCATGTGCGCATCGATGGCGATCTCGATACGGCGCGCCGATTTGCTGGCGTGCTCGAAGCGTTGCGGATCGATTGGGAGGGCTTCTTGGTTCGTGGCTTGGGTCATGACCTCGGCGATCGACTCGTCACCGGCCTGCAGACGTGGCACCGCTGGGCCCTGGCGTCGGCGGCAACCCTGCGCATGGATGTCACGGAGTACCTGCAGGAAGAGGCTCGCTCATTGCCAGCGGCCGCAGAGGTGGAGGGATTCCTTCGCGATGTGGACACTCTGCGTGCCGACAGCGATCGCCTCGCGGCTCGTATTGAGCGCTTGAGCCTGCTATCGGCGGGGCACCCTTCGTCGTGA
- a CDS encoding vWA domain-containing protein produces the protein MPLKALLICAALLGMDPVAANEEAAHEQPAATEGRAADSAPATHEHPQAAENRAPDGATAAPASVPQPAAHEAPGYAVRIVIDTSGSMKQTDPKNLRVPALKLLVNLLPDGSEAGVWLFDSKPEELVPAGPVNPEWKKQATQAANRIHSKGAFTNIEAALSEAAAGWLPPAEPGPRRRLILLTDGMVDVSKNPGENAASREALLNRLTPALQQAGIEVYTIALSSQADEALLQQLTLASGGWNVVAMDAEQLQRSFLQLFNQSVPHDSVPIHDNGFTLDAGVHEFTLLVLLQEGAAPTRLIAPDGQVLTQDSTDPQLRWLHQGSFDLVTITDPKPGLWKLEAKQDPANQVMVVSDLAMEPMRIESYLQAGDQPRIGVVFKDKDQPISREDFLGLLVVKAILQGPMGPQDLSLAQVPDQPGAFAAPEEHPLLPGDYNLTIQADGKTFQREARQNFRVMSDLLKVEEHADEGEEHAGTTILLTPNPQSLASDSLAIHATVTDQAQQTRELTAEHTDDAWQLKLPTPGPGDQWIVNIQASGKTPEGAPVTVPLKPITLTGRQPEPPAMAPEPIPPPPQAPAAPAPEWGVAAAIAVAVNLGLILSGYGIARLLKKRRDAAIALLLDKFSAAPPP, from the coding sequence ATGCCACTCAAGGCACTGCTGATATGTGCGGCGCTCCTGGGAATGGACCCGGTAGCGGCCAACGAGGAAGCCGCCCACGAGCAACCTGCAGCCACCGAGGGCCGGGCTGCCGACAGCGCTCCGGCCACCCACGAACATCCCCAAGCCGCTGAAAACCGGGCGCCTGACGGAGCCACGGCCGCCCCCGCGTCCGTCCCGCAACCAGCAGCTCATGAGGCCCCCGGATATGCGGTGCGCATCGTGATCGACACCTCGGGCAGCATGAAGCAGACGGACCCGAAGAATCTGCGGGTCCCGGCTCTCAAGTTGTTGGTCAATCTCCTGCCAGATGGAAGCGAAGCCGGCGTATGGCTGTTCGACAGCAAACCCGAGGAACTGGTGCCGGCAGGTCCCGTCAACCCTGAATGGAAAAAGCAGGCGACCCAGGCGGCCAACAGGATTCACTCCAAAGGTGCTTTCACCAACATCGAAGCTGCCCTGAGTGAGGCCGCCGCGGGCTGGCTGCCACCGGCCGAGCCGGGTCCGCGCCGCCGCCTCATCCTGCTGACGGATGGCATGGTCGACGTATCGAAGAACCCCGGAGAAAACGCCGCATCGCGTGAAGCCTTGCTGAACCGCCTGACGCCCGCGCTGCAGCAGGCGGGTATCGAGGTCTATACCATCGCGCTTTCAAGTCAGGCGGACGAAGCCCTGTTGCAGCAATTGACCCTAGCCAGCGGTGGCTGGAATGTGGTGGCGATGGATGCCGAACAACTGCAGCGGTCATTCCTGCAGTTGTTCAACCAATCCGTTCCCCATGACAGCGTTCCCATTCACGACAATGGATTCACCCTCGACGCAGGCGTGCATGAATTTACCCTTCTGGTGCTGCTGCAGGAAGGAGCGGCGCCAACGCGGCTGATTGCCCCCGACGGACAGGTTTTGACCCAAGACAGCACGGACCCGCAGCTGCGCTGGCTGCACCAGGGCAGCTTCGATCTGGTGACCATCACCGATCCCAAACCCGGCTTGTGGAAACTCGAGGCGAAACAGGATCCCGCCAACCAGGTGATGGTGGTTTCCGACCTCGCCATGGAACCCATGCGCATCGAAAGCTACCTGCAAGCGGGCGACCAACCCAGGATTGGCGTGGTCTTCAAGGATAAGGATCAACCCATCAGCCGGGAAGACTTTCTCGGCCTGCTGGTCGTCAAAGCCATTCTGCAAGGCCCCATGGGTCCCCAGGATCTCTCCCTGGCCCAGGTGCCGGACCAGCCAGGGGCTTTCGCCGCCCCGGAAGAACACCCGTTGCTGCCTGGTGATTACAACCTGACCATCCAAGCCGACGGCAAGACATTCCAGCGCGAGGCCCGGCAGAACTTTCGCGTCATGTCCGACCTACTTAAAGTGGAGGAGCACGCAGATGAGGGCGAAGAGCACGCCGGCACCACGATTTTGCTGACGCCAAATCCGCAAAGCCTTGCAAGCGACTCCCTCGCAATCCACGCCACAGTCACCGACCAAGCACAGCAGACCCGCGAACTGACCGCCGAGCACACGGACGACGCCTGGCAACTCAAGCTGCCGACGCCGGGCCCGGGTGACCAATGGATCGTCAATATCCAGGCCTCAGGCAAAACCCCCGAGGGAGCGCCGGTCACGGTGCCTCTCAAGCCCATCACCCTGACCGGCAGGCAGCCGGAACCTCCGGCAATGGCGCCGGAACCAATCCCACCGCCACCTCAGGCACCCGCCGCACCCGCTCCGGAGTGGGGGGTCGCCGCCGCCATCGCGGTTGCCGTCAACTTGGGCCTAATTCTGAGCGGGTACGGGATCGCGCGACTTCTGAAAAAGCGTCGGGACGCCGCCATCGCGCTCCTGCTGGATAAATTCTCCGCCGCACCCCCGCCATGA
- the ubiB gene encoding ubiquinone biosynthesis regulatory protein kinase UbiB, translating into MIRPDSIRRLLHIQWVLLHHGLDDLILATHLFRPVRFLHSLTPGSWRRVRHEPRGVRIRQALEDLGPIFVKFGQTLSTRRDLLPEDVAEELVKLQDRVPAFSGVEARKIVEKSLGRPIGEIFREFEESPLASASIAQVHCAVLFSGESVVVKVLRPGVEKRIRSDLGLLFELARLAQRFWPEARRLRPVEVVAEFEKTILDELDLVREAANASEIRRRFEDSPIIYIPKVYWDYTRTEVMVMERINGIPVGDVARLKREGIDLKLLAERGVEIFFTQVFRDNFFHADMHPGNIFVAPGARYIAVDFGIVGSISKADQHYVAENFLAFFRRDYRRVAEMHIESGWVPATTRAEEFESAIRSVCEPIFEKPLKDISYGHLLLRLFQVARRFDMEVQPQLVLLQKTLLNIEGLGRDLYPELDLWKTAKPFLETWYKNRVGPQAVLRKVREQLPEWAQQWPEVPAMIHDVLQRAADGRLEMRVDSREFDRMREEMRRNQRRTVGGIGGAALVLSSALVLVNGGQLLGDAHALVFAAGTVGGLGAFLLLASWL; encoded by the coding sequence GTGATCCGTCCGGATAGTATCCGTCGCCTGTTGCATATCCAATGGGTGCTGCTTCATCACGGGCTGGACGATCTTATCCTCGCGACCCACCTTTTTCGTCCGGTTCGTTTTCTTCACTCCCTCACTCCGGGTTCCTGGAGACGCGTAAGACACGAACCGCGTGGCGTGCGTATCCGGCAGGCCCTGGAAGATCTGGGCCCCATCTTCGTCAAGTTCGGCCAGACCCTTTCCACACGGCGCGACCTGCTGCCAGAGGATGTAGCCGAGGAGTTGGTCAAGCTCCAGGACCGGGTTCCAGCGTTTTCCGGGGTGGAAGCGCGAAAAATCGTCGAGAAGAGCCTGGGACGCCCCATCGGCGAGATCTTTCGGGAATTCGAAGAAAGCCCTTTGGCTTCCGCTTCCATTGCTCAGGTGCACTGCGCGGTTCTGTTCAGCGGAGAATCGGTGGTGGTCAAGGTGCTGAGGCCGGGCGTGGAGAAGCGAATCCGTTCGGACTTGGGGCTGCTGTTCGAACTCGCGCGTCTAGCCCAGCGCTTCTGGCCCGAGGCGCGGCGTCTTCGGCCGGTGGAGGTGGTGGCCGAATTTGAAAAGACCATCCTAGATGAACTGGATCTTGTACGCGAAGCCGCCAATGCCTCTGAGATCCGCCGGCGCTTCGAGGATTCGCCGATAATCTACATCCCGAAGGTGTACTGGGACTACACGCGCACCGAAGTCATGGTGATGGAGCGCATCAACGGCATTCCCGTGGGTGATGTGGCGCGCCTGAAGCGCGAAGGCATCGATCTCAAATTGCTGGCCGAACGGGGCGTCGAGATTTTTTTCACCCAAGTTTTCCGCGACAATTTCTTCCACGCCGACATGCACCCCGGCAACATCTTCGTGGCGCCGGGAGCGCGCTACATCGCGGTGGATTTCGGCATCGTCGGCAGCATCTCGAAGGCCGACCAGCACTACGTGGCGGAAAACTTCCTGGCGTTTTTTCGCCGGGACTACCGCCGCGTGGCGGAAATGCACATCGAATCCGGGTGGGTTCCCGCAACGACCCGGGCGGAGGAATTCGAGTCGGCCATACGCAGCGTTTGCGAACCGATCTTCGAAAAGCCGCTCAAGGACATTTCCTACGGCCATCTGCTGCTGCGCCTGTTCCAAGTGGCGCGCCGTTTCGACATGGAGGTGCAGCCGCAACTGGTCTTGCTGCAAAAGACCCTGCTCAACATCGAGGGACTGGGACGCGACCTGTATCCGGAATTGGATTTGTGGAAGACGGCCAAGCCTTTCCTGGAAACCTGGTACAAGAACCGGGTCGGGCCGCAGGCGGTCCTGCGCAAGGTGCGCGAGCAACTGCCCGAATGGGCCCAGCAGTGGCCCGAGGTGCCCGCCATGATTCATGACGTGTTGCAGCGTGCGGCGGATGGACGGTTGGAGATGCGCGTGGACTCACGGGAGTTCGACCGCATGCGTGAGGAAATGCGGCGCAATCAGCGGCGAACGGTGGGCGGCATAGGCGGGGCTGCCTTGGTGCTGAGTTCGGCGCTGGTGCTGGTCAATGGCGGGCAGTTGCTGGGCGATGCGCATGCACTAGTCTTTGCTGCCGGCACTGTCGGCGGGCTCGGGGCTTTTCTTCTTCTTGCCTCGTGGCTTTGA
- the ubiE gene encoding bifunctional demethylmenaquinone methyltransferase/2-methoxy-6-polyprenyl-1,4-benzoquinol methylase UbiE, which produces MTEDRTHFGFRQVPVGEKSKLVREVFDSVANKYDLMNDLMSLGIHRIWKRIAIQLSHVRRGEKVLDLAGGTGDMTALFQKRVGPEGRVVLSDINAAMLQRGRDRLIDEGVAGNVVYAQIDAEKLPFRDNQFDCVCIAFGLRNVTQKEQALRSIHRVLKPGGRAIILEFSQVQGELMKKTYDIYSFKVLPLLGKLIANDAESYRYLAESIRMHPDQEKLKSMMQDAGLERCEYFNLTHGVVAVHRGYKF; this is translated from the coding sequence ATGACGGAAGATAGAACCCATTTCGGCTTCAGACAGGTTCCCGTGGGCGAGAAGTCCAAGTTGGTGAGGGAGGTTTTCGACTCTGTCGCCAACAAGTACGACCTGATGAATGACCTAATGTCTCTGGGAATTCATCGTATCTGGAAGCGTATTGCCATCCAGTTGAGCCATGTCCGCCGGGGCGAGAAGGTGCTCGACCTCGCGGGCGGCACGGGTGATATGACCGCGCTGTTCCAGAAGCGGGTCGGTCCGGAGGGCCGCGTGGTGCTGTCCGACATCAACGCGGCGATGTTGCAGCGCGGGCGCGACCGCCTGATCGACGAAGGCGTCGCAGGCAATGTGGTCTATGCGCAGATCGATGCGGAGAAACTGCCATTCCGTGACAATCAGTTCGACTGCGTCTGCATTGCGTTCGGGCTTCGCAACGTCACACAGAAGGAGCAGGCCTTGCGCTCTATCCACAGGGTGCTCAAGCCCGGTGGACGGGCCATCATCCTTGAGTTCTCCCAAGTTCAGGGCGAGCTCATGAAGAAGACCTATGACATCTATTCCTTCAAGGTCTTGCCGCTCCTGGGCAAGCTCATCGCCAACGATGCCGAAAGCTACCGCTACCTCGCCGAGTCGATCCGCATGCACCCCGATCAGGAAAAACTGAAGTCGATGATGCAGGACGCGGGGCTTGAACGCTGCGAATACTTCAACCTGACCCACGGCGTGGTGGCGGTTCACCGCGGCTACAAGTTCTAG
- a CDS encoding RelA/SpoT family protein, producing the protein MRRLCATLSEYLDEAQVGDVRRAYELANRAHEGQFRISGEPYVCHPISVAMILADMHMDARGVMAGLLHDVIEDTFVSKEDLAKQFGEEVANLVDGVSKLTQLDCKSRAEAQAQNVRKMVMAMVKDLRVIMVKLADRLHNMRTLGVMSAERRRRIARETLDIYAPIANRLGMNEMRLALEDLGFHALYPMRYRVLEHSVKKARGNRKEVVATIESTINKRLVESGMTGCQVLGREKHLYSIYQKMRGKRLSFSEVFDVYAFRIVTDGVDDCYRSLGASHNLYKPVPGRFKDYIAVPKANGYQSLHTTLVGPYGLPLEIQIRTRAMHHMAECGIAAHWLYKSEADQVSSSQTRAHEWLRDLLEIQKNAGDSLEFLDNLKVDLFQHEVYVLTPKGKIIKLPRGATIVDFAYTVHTDIGNACVSARIDRVLAPLQTVLENGQTVEIITAPWARPNPLWLNYVVTAKARSAIRSYLRNFKKQEAIALGRRLLEKELSERGMRLEDIPAERLGELLDSLDAPSLEILLEDIGLGNRLPFLVVRLLMHEEIQAEAKAAEGERKPARAPLIIKGSEGMVVSLAKCCRPIPGDPIVGFFNPGKGIVVHLNECKNVNELRKKQVNWLEVEWHKQVAGEFPVEVRLELLNKLGTLAKVASTISRMRANIENVQITNQDSEVSTDIITLMVKDRVHLANVMRELRRLSVVLKISRLKTELRKSRL; encoded by the coding sequence ATCCGCCGGCTGTGCGCCACTTTGTCCGAGTATTTGGATGAGGCACAGGTGGGCGATGTGCGCCGCGCCTACGAACTGGCCAACCGTGCGCATGAAGGGCAGTTCCGCATCAGCGGCGAACCCTACGTGTGCCATCCCATCTCCGTGGCCATGATCCTAGCCGATATGCACATGGATGCCCGCGGCGTGATGGCGGGTCTGTTGCACGACGTGATCGAGGACACCTTCGTATCGAAGGAAGACCTTGCCAAGCAGTTTGGCGAGGAAGTGGCCAATCTCGTGGACGGCGTCAGCAAGCTGACCCAGTTGGATTGCAAGTCCCGTGCGGAGGCCCAGGCGCAGAATGTGCGCAAGATGGTCATGGCGATGGTAAAGGACCTGCGGGTGATCATGGTAAAGCTCGCCGACCGGCTCCATAACATGCGCACCCTGGGGGTTATGAGCGCGGAGCGGCGTCGCCGCATAGCCCGCGAGACCCTGGACATTTACGCCCCCATCGCCAACCGCCTGGGTATGAATGAGATGCGGCTGGCCCTTGAGGACCTGGGCTTTCACGCGCTTTACCCCATGCGGTATCGGGTGCTCGAGCATTCGGTCAAGAAGGCGCGTGGCAACCGCAAGGAAGTGGTGGCCACCATCGAGAGTACTATCAACAAGCGACTCGTCGAAAGCGGCATGACCGGGTGCCAGGTGCTGGGGCGGGAGAAGCACTTGTACAGCATCTACCAGAAGATGCGCGGGAAACGCCTGTCGTTCTCGGAAGTGTTCGACGTGTATGCGTTTCGCATCGTCACCGACGGCGTGGACGACTGTTACCGTTCCCTGGGGGCATCGCACAATCTGTACAAGCCGGTGCCGGGGCGCTTCAAGGACTATATTGCGGTACCCAAGGCCAACGGCTACCAATCCCTGCACACCACGCTGGTAGGCCCTTACGGACTGCCGCTGGAAATCCAGATTCGTACCCGCGCCATGCACCACATGGCCGAATGCGGCATCGCCGCTCACTGGCTGTACAAGTCGGAGGCGGATCAGGTATCCAGCTCGCAGACGCGGGCCCACGAGTGGCTGCGCGATCTGCTGGAGATCCAAAAGAACGCCGGCGATTCCCTGGAGTTCCTGGACAACCTCAAGGTCGACCTGTTCCAGCACGAAGTCTACGTGCTGACCCCCAAGGGCAAGATCATCAAGCTACCGCGCGGGGCCACCATCGTTGATTTCGCCTACACCGTGCACACCGACATCGGCAACGCCTGCGTCTCCGCACGCATCGACCGTGTGCTGGCGCCCTTGCAGACGGTGCTCGAAAACGGCCAGACGGTGGAGATCATCACTGCCCCCTGGGCCAGGCCCAATCCGCTGTGGCTGAATTATGTGGTCACCGCAAAAGCCCGCTCCGCGATTCGCAGTTACCTGCGCAACTTCAAGAAGCAGGAGGCCATCGCGCTGGGGCGGCGCCTCTTGGAGAAAGAACTCAGCGAGCGCGGCATGCGCCTCGAGGACATTCCGGCGGAACGGCTGGGAGAGTTGTTGGACTCGCTGGACGCGCCATCCCTCGAGATTCTGCTGGAGGACATCGGCCTCGGCAACCGCCTGCCATTCCTCGTGGTGCGGCTGTTGATGCACGAGGAGATCCAGGCCGAAGCGAAGGCGGCTGAAGGCGAGAGGAAGCCGGCACGCGCGCCTCTCATCATCAAGGGCAGCGAGGGCATGGTGGTGAGCTTGGCGAAATGCTGCCGTCCCATTCCTGGCGATCCCATTGTCGGCTTCTTCAATCCCGGCAAGGGCATCGTGGTTCATTTGAACGAGTGCAAGAACGTCAACGAACTGCGCAAAAAGCAGGTGAACTGGCTGGAAGTGGAATGGCACAAGCAGGTGGCTGGCGAATTTCCGGTTGAAGTTCGCCTTGAGCTGCTCAATAAACTGGGCACCCTGGCCAAGGTCGCCTCGACCATTTCCCGCATGCGCGCCAACATCGAAAACGTGCAGATCACCAACCAGGACAGCGAGGTCTCCACGGACATCATCACCTTGATGGTCAAGGACCGCGTGCACCTCGCCAACGTGATGCGGGAATTGCGCCGGCTGTCGGTGGTGCTGAAGATTTCCCGACTCAAGACAGAACTTCGAAAAAGCAGATTATGA
- a CDS encoding gamma-butyrobetaine hydroxylase-like domain-containing protein, whose product MSENSGPLPTEITLHQVSRVLEVCFEDGARFELPCEFLRVYSPSAEVRGHGPGQETLQVGKEEVSITDIRPVGNYAICPSFSDGHASGIFTWELLYNLGTHQKELWGEYLRRLRESGYERKP is encoded by the coding sequence ATGAGCGAGAATTCAGGGCCTTTGCCCACCGAAATTACGCTTCATCAGGTGTCGCGGGTATTGGAAGTGTGCTTCGAGGATGGGGCGCGCTTCGAATTGCCATGCGAATTCTTGCGGGTCTATTCGCCATCGGCAGAAGTCCGCGGCCACGGGCCGGGGCAGGAGACCCTGCAGGTCGGCAAGGAAGAGGTGAGCATCACAGATATCCGGCCCGTCGGAAATTATGCCATTTGCCCGAGCTTCAGCGATGGCCATGCCAGCGGCATCTTTACCTGGGAGTTGCTGTACAATCTGGGCACCCATCAAAAGGAGTTGTGGGGGGAGTACCTCCGACGCCTGCGGGAGTCCGGTTACGAACGTAAGCCATAA
- the rpoZ gene encoding DNA-directed RNA polymerase subunit omega yields the protein MARVTVEDCLDKVDNRFQLVLLGAKRARQLSRHPDDAKLPWSNDKPTVLALREIAAGEITREYLKEAPRQERYQVERPTFRMHDDIADMEDDDL from the coding sequence ATGGCACGAGTTACCGTCGAAGATTGTCTGGACAAGGTGGATAACCGCTTTCAACTGGTTCTGTTGGGTGCAAAGCGCGCGCGCCAGTTGAGCCGCCACCCTGACGACGCCAAGCTGCCCTGGAGCAATGACAAGCCCACGGTGCTGGCATTGCGCGAGATCGCGGCGGGCGAGATTACGCGCGAATACCTGAAGGAGGCCCCGCGTCAGGAGCGTTATCAGGTGGAACGGCCCACCTTCAGGATGCACGACGACATCGCCGACATGGAAGACGACGACCTCTAA